In one Choloepus didactylus isolate mChoDid1 chromosome 1, mChoDid1.pri, whole genome shotgun sequence genomic region, the following are encoded:
- the GATD3A gene encoding glutamine amidotransferase-like class 1 domain-containing protein 3A, mitochondrial, producing MAAVRALLVPRLAAASAFAPLPGRLRLLPRGGRALSPRAALHGSASRPGARVAVVLSGCGVFDGTEIHEASAILVHLSRAGAAVEIFAPDVAQMHVIDHIKGQPSEGETRNVLAESARIARGKISDLATLRAANHDAAIFPGGFGAAKNLSTFAVDGKDCEVNADVERVLKEFRGAGKPIGLCCIAPVLAAKVLRGVEVTVGHEQEEGGKWPYAGTVEAIRALGSKHCAREVTEAHVDQKNKVVTTPAFMCETALHHIHDGIGAMVKKVLELSGK from the exons ATGGCGGCCGTCAGGGCCCTGCTGGTTCCGAGGCTGGCGGCGGCCTCCGCGTTCGCGCCGCTCCCGGGCCGCCTGCGGCTGCTGCCCCGCGGCGGGCGGGCGCTCTCCCCGCGCGCGGCCCTGCACGGCTCCGCGTCGCGCCCCGGGGCCAGAGTCGCGGTG GTCCTGTCCGGCTGCGGCGTCTTCGACGGCACCGAGATCCACGAGGCGTCCGC CATCCTGGTCCACCTGAGCCGGGCAGGGGCAGCCGTGGAGATCTTTGCTCCTGACGTCGCTCAGATGCATGTGATTGACCACATCAAGGGGCAGCCTTCGGAGGGTGAGACCAG GAATGTTTTGGCTGAATCGGCAAGGATTGCCCGTGGCAAGATCTCAGACCTGGCCACACTCAGGGCTGCCAACCACGACGCTGCCATCTTCCCGGGGGGATTCGGAGCTGCCAAAAACCT GAGCACGTTCGCCGTGGACGGAAAAGACTGTGAAGTCAATGCCGACGTGGAGCGCGTCCTGAAGGAGTTCCGCGGGGCCGGGAAGCCCATCGG TTTGTGCTGCATTGCGCCAGTCCTCGCAGCCAAAGTGCTGCGCGGCGTCGAGGTCACCGTGGGCCACGAGCAGGAGGAGGGCGGCAAGTGGCCGTACGCTGGGACCGTGGAGGCCATCCGAGCCCTGGGCTCCAAGCACTGCGCGAGGGAAGTGACC GAAGCTCACGTGGACCAGAAGAACAAGGTGGTCACGACCCCAGCCTTCATGTGTGAGACGGCGCTCCATCACATCCACGATGGCATCGGGGCCATGGTGAAGAAGGTGCTGGAACTCTCTGGAAAGTGA